One genomic window of Punica granatum isolate Tunisia-2019 chromosome 1, ASM765513v2, whole genome shotgun sequence includes the following:
- the LOC116204790 gene encoding uncharacterized protein LOC116204790: protein MQLPPKIKGPEFQRYYGTTDPRHHLRHYRGKMLQYWDYEEFVIHTFQDSLAGATLDWYMSLKAADIPMWADLSSKFIDQYRYCAETPPTLLELSTMEMTDDQGFEGYVVKWRARAAKHVPPISEAHQIQLFHSTLKGAYYLHLLAHTSSFSNLIDAGKKLDIGIKLGKIEGLAEKKEGESSKRAATGTAGNRRGKDTSVNAVNSGRQAPQQYSISYTPAPPATQAYAPPSVHYQQQPPTQQAYYSAPPASFPSPVPQQYAHNYAPAPPSIQQSRPPTSRTPQPVQRAPAPQDQQGIATQTGRKQFTPLPAPLSHIYRQLLAGNKIRSIAPNPDFDPTIQNQSRRCEYYQGALGHTIDNCWKLRERIQQMIDDKQFTFNAVKPPNVQSNPLPDHGSSLGPSINMIGICAIGEYETGQEAPAPFVIEYVPAETGVGYAGFDATPAPFVIEVPAREPYQDSKVPWTYEGSVGNLESQFSVMGVTRSGRVYENPKVANKGKALAMPEVAPEASSIP from the coding sequence ATGCAGCTACCCCCAAAGATTAAGGGGCCTGAATTCCAGAGGTACTACGGCACGACCGACCCtcgtcaccatctccgtcactacagGGGAAAAATGTTGCAGTACTGGGACTACGAAGAGTTCGTCATCCATACGTTCCAGGATAGTTTGGCAGGAGCGACTCTGGATTGGTACATGTCACTGAAAGCTGCGGATATTCCCATGTGGGCAGACCTCTCAagcaaattcatcgaccagtacagGTACTGTGCGGAGACACCCCCGACTCTGTTGGAGCTCAGCACGATGGAGATGACCGATGACCAGGGCTTCGAGGGTTATGTAGTGAAGTGGCGGGCTAGAGCGGCGAAGCACGTCCCTCCGATCAGTGAGGCACATCAGAtccaattattccactccactCTTAAAGGGGCCTACTACCTGCACTTGTTGGCCCACACGTCTTCATTCTCCAACCTTATCGACGCcggaaagaagcttgacatcGGCATTAAGCTCGGCAAGATAGAAGGTCTGGccgagaaaaaggaaggagagtCCTCGAAGAGGGCCGCCACCGGGACAGCGGGAAACAGAAGAGGGAAAGACACGTCCGTCAATGCTGTCAACTCAGGGCGCCAGGCCCCCCAACAATATTCCATAAGCTACACGCCCGCACCACCGGCCACTCAAGCGTATGCCCCACCTTCGGTGCATTATCAACAACAACCCCCAACGCAGCAAGCTTACTATTCCGCTCCGCCGGCTTCCTTTCCGTCGCCGGTCCCGCAGCAATACGCCCATAATTATGCCCCTGCTCCTCCTTCGATTCAACAAAGTAGGCCCCCGacttcgagaactcctcagccgGTGCAACGGGCTCCGGCTCCGCAGGACCAACAGGGCATCGCAACACAAACGGGGCGTAAACAGTTCACACCTCTGCCGGCTCCACTCTCCCACATATACCGGCAACTCCTCGCTGGTAACAAGATCCGATCAATAGCACCTAACCCGGATTTCGACCCAACCATCCAAAATCAGAGTCGGCGCTGCGAGTACTATCAGGGCGCACTCGGTCACACCAtcgacaattgttggaaaCTACGGGAGAGGATCCAACAGATGATTGATGACAAGCAATTCACGttcaacgccgtcaaacccccgaacgtgcaatcaaatcctcttcccgatCACGGGTCAAGCTTGGGACCTAGCATTAACATGATCGGTATTTGCGCTATAGGGGAGTACGAGACCGGACAGGAGGCACCGGCCCCGTTTGTGATCGAATATGTTCCTGCAGAAACTGGTGTAGGGTACGCAGGGTTCGATGCCACGCCCGCCCCATTCGTGATAGAAGTCCCCGCACGAGAGCCATATCAAGATAGCAAGGTCccgtggacctacgaaggaagtgTTGGGAACCTCGAGAGTCAATTTagcgtcatgggcgtgacgcgcTCGGGTCGAGTTTATGAAAATCCGAAGGTCgcaaacaaagggaaagcctTGGCAATGCCCGAAGTCGCCCCGGAAGCCTCGTCCATTCCCTAG